Proteins from a genomic interval of Rhodococcoides fascians A25f:
- a CDS encoding MarR family winged helix-turn-helix transcriptional regulator has translation MDMSATPMEATPSDAVDPQWLTESQQEAWRSLVALVTRLPAALDAQLQRDSQLTHFDYFVLATVSESPQRRIQLRDLAEFANASLSRLSHVVTKLEKAGWVRRESIPGSRGSYAVLTDSGMAKVVESAPGHVGTVQALVFEGLSDAEVEQLSTLSATLLAQLDKGIAAGTGHA, from the coding sequence ATGGACATGTCGGCGACACCGATGGAGGCGACACCGAGTGATGCGGTGGATCCCCAGTGGCTCACCGAGAGTCAACAGGAGGCCTGGCGGTCGCTCGTCGCCCTCGTCACTCGACTTCCGGCCGCGCTGGACGCGCAGCTGCAGCGCGATTCTCAGCTGACCCACTTCGACTACTTCGTTCTCGCCACCGTCAGCGAGAGCCCACAGCGGCGAATCCAACTTCGGGATCTGGCAGAGTTCGCAAATGCGTCGCTCTCGCGGCTCTCACATGTGGTGACCAAGCTCGAGAAGGCCGGATGGGTTCGCCGAGAGTCCATCCCGGGCAGCCGTGGTTCCTACGCGGTGCTGACAGACTCGGGTATGGCGAAGGTCGTGGAATCGGCTCCCGGGCACGTCGGCACGGTACAGGCGCTGGTGTTCGAGGGGCTCTCGGATGCCGAGGTCGAGCAGCTCTCGACCTTGAGCGCAACCCTGTTGGCCCAGTTGGACAAGGGAATCGCTGCGGGCACAGGTCACGCCTGA
- a CDS encoding peroxiredoxin, producing the protein MKPGELVPDFSLPDQTGQIRTLTELLTNGPIVLFFYPAAFTPGCTAEACHFRDLASEFAEIGATRVGISADAVAKQAEFAAAKSFDYPLLSDEDGAVATAFGVKRGLLAKLSPVKRATFVIGTDRKVLETFSSEVRFEAHADKALEYLRAHRT; encoded by the coding sequence ATGAAACCAGGCGAACTCGTTCCCGACTTTTCCCTACCGGACCAGACCGGACAGATCCGAACCCTGACCGAACTGCTGACGAACGGTCCGATCGTGCTGTTCTTCTACCCGGCTGCCTTCACCCCCGGGTGCACGGCCGAAGCCTGCCATTTCCGGGACCTGGCCTCGGAGTTCGCCGAGATCGGAGCCACCCGAGTCGGTATCAGTGCCGATGCCGTCGCCAAGCAGGCTGAATTCGCCGCGGCCAAGTCTTTCGACTACCCCCTGCTGTCCGACGAAGACGGTGCCGTCGCCACCGCGTTCGGCGTCAAGCGCGGTCTGCTCGCCAAGCTCTCTCCGGTCAAGCGGGCGACGTTCGTCATCGGCACCGACCGGAAGGTACTCGAGACCTTCTCGAGCGAAGTACGGTTCGAGGCTCATGCGGACAAGGCGCTCGAATACCTGCGCGCGCATCGCACGTAG
- a CDS encoding anthranilate synthase component I: MRGETTTDPSPTSGTENSDSTTSREVFRHLAAEHRVVPVTRKVLADSETPLSAYRKLGADRPGTFLLESAENGRSWSRWSFIGAGAPASLTVIDGQAAWRGNVPAGVPSGGDPLEVLARTLELLHSERVPGLPPLTGGMVGYLGYDSVRRIEKLPEHAQDDLGVPELVMLLATDLAAVDHHEGAITLIANAVNWDGTDDNVDEAYDDAVRRLDRMCADLSKPADSTVSTVSKPAPQFRRQRTSEGFGADVARLVEEIEAGEAFQVVLSQRFEMDTDASPLDVYRMLRASNPSPYMYLMHVPGDNDETAFSIVGSSPEALVTVVDGLATTHPIAGTRWRGTSEEEDVLLEKDLLADEKENAEHLMLVDLGRNDLGRVCAPGTVRVSDYRHIERYSHVMHLVSTVTGRLAEGKRALDAVKACFPAGTLSGAPKVRAMELIDELEPTRRGIYGGIVGYLDFAGDADTAISIRTALIKDGTAYVQAGAGVVADSVAQYEDDEARNKAMAVLGAVAAAESLREVGGR, translated from the coding sequence ATGCGCGGCGAGACGACCACCGACCCCAGTCCCACCTCCGGTACCGAGAACTCGGACTCCACCACCTCCCGCGAGGTGTTCCGGCACCTCGCAGCCGAGCACCGAGTGGTTCCGGTGACACGAAAGGTGCTCGCCGACTCCGAGACTCCGTTGTCGGCGTACCGCAAGCTCGGTGCGGACCGGCCCGGTACCTTTCTGCTCGAGTCCGCGGAGAACGGCCGTTCGTGGTCGAGGTGGTCGTTCATCGGTGCAGGCGCTCCGGCGTCGCTGACGGTAATCGACGGCCAGGCGGCCTGGCGCGGCAACGTTCCGGCAGGGGTGCCCAGCGGGGGCGATCCACTCGAGGTCCTGGCCAGGACTCTGGAGCTGTTGCACTCGGAGCGGGTGCCAGGTCTGCCCCCGTTGACCGGCGGCATGGTCGGCTACCTGGGATACGACTCGGTACGGCGCATCGAGAAGCTACCCGAACATGCACAGGACGACCTCGGTGTGCCCGAGCTGGTCATGCTGCTCGCGACCGATCTGGCGGCCGTCGACCACCACGAGGGTGCGATCACTCTGATCGCGAACGCGGTCAACTGGGACGGAACCGACGACAACGTCGACGAGGCCTACGACGACGCCGTGCGCCGACTGGACCGCATGTGCGCCGACCTGTCCAAGCCGGCTGATTCCACCGTCTCCACCGTCTCCAAGCCTGCACCGCAGTTTCGTCGGCAGCGAACCTCCGAGGGATTCGGTGCCGACGTCGCCCGCCTGGTGGAGGAGATCGAAGCCGGCGAAGCGTTCCAGGTGGTTCTCTCGCAACGTTTCGAGATGGACACCGATGCGTCGCCGCTCGACGTGTACCGCATGCTGCGGGCCTCCAACCCCAGTCCGTACATGTACCTGATGCACGTTCCGGGAGACAACGACGAGACTGCGTTCTCGATCGTCGGATCGAGCCCCGAGGCCCTGGTGACCGTGGTCGACGGCCTCGCCACCACGCATCCGATCGCGGGCACGCGGTGGCGCGGTACCTCCGAGGAAGAGGACGTGCTGCTCGAGAAGGATCTACTCGCCGACGAGAAGGAGAACGCGGAGCACCTGATGCTCGTGGACCTCGGTCGTAACGATCTCGGGCGCGTCTGTGCCCCCGGCACGGTCCGGGTGAGCGACTACCGCCACATCGAGCGATACAGCCATGTCATGCATCTGGTCTCGACGGTGACGGGCCGTCTGGCCGAGGGCAAGCGTGCCCTCGACGCGGTCAAGGCCTGCTTCCCGGCGGGGACCTTGTCGGGCGCGCCGAAGGTGCGCGCCATGGAACTGATCGACGAGCTGGAACCGACGCGACGCGGTATCTACGGCGGCATCGTCGGCTACCTCGATTTCGCGGGTGACGCCGATACCGCCATCTCGATTCGGACCGCTCTGATCAAGGACGGGACCGCCTACGTTCAGGCCGGTGCGGGAGTCGTGGCGGATTCGGTCGCGCAATACGAGGACGACGAGGCACGAAACAAAGCCATGGCCGTACTGGGTGCAGTTGCGGCCGCAGAATCGCTCCGCGAGGTCGGTGGGCGATGA
- a CDS encoding TIGR02234 family membrane protein, with amino-acid sequence MTERSGRRASAAVPVALLIVAAACLWGASRMTWVRVTSSDGLGESRTDDLLGGTWAAATTPLALVLLAAVAASFAVRGWASRVLAVLIAVVAVSAAVPAVRLLTAGASDSESAALAELPARAQVSMTEVSILPAIVTLIGALCALVAAVVSIRKTAASQVLSSKYDAPAVRRDEVARRVRSSSSDNGVQDEGEDLTERMMWDALDAGEDPTDESGTPRSS; translated from the coding sequence ATGACCGAGCGATCCGGTCGTCGCGCGTCGGCCGCTGTGCCGGTCGCGCTGCTGATCGTGGCTGCGGCATGCCTGTGGGGAGCGTCGCGAATGACGTGGGTTCGGGTGACGTCCTCCGACGGTCTCGGGGAAAGTCGAACGGACGACCTTCTCGGTGGCACCTGGGCCGCTGCCACCACACCGCTCGCGCTGGTGCTGCTGGCGGCGGTGGCCGCGTCGTTCGCGGTGCGCGGGTGGGCCTCTCGGGTGCTGGCTGTGTTGATCGCGGTGGTGGCCGTGTCGGCCGCTGTTCCGGCCGTTCGACTGCTCACCGCGGGAGCATCCGACTCGGAGTCGGCGGCCCTTGCCGAACTCCCCGCCAGGGCTCAGGTCTCGATGACGGAGGTGTCGATTCTCCCGGCGATCGTCACCCTGATCGGTGCGTTGTGCGCCCTTGTTGCGGCGGTGGTGTCGATTCGGAAAACAGCTGCCTCGCAGGTACTCTCGTCCAAGTACGACGCTCCGGCGGTGCGACGTGACGAGGTGGCTCGACGCGTTCGCAGTTCCTCGTCCGACAACGGCGTGCAGGACGAAGGCGAGGACCTCACCGAACGCATGATGTGGGACGCGCTCGACGCGGGCGAAGATCCTACCGACGAGTCCGGTACCCCGCGTTCGTCGTGA
- the trpC gene encoding indole-3-glycerol phosphate synthase TrpC, protein MTVLDSILDGVRADVAARESVVDFAAVKAAAKAAPAPLDAAAALREDGIGVIAEVKRASPSKGALADIGDPAVLARAYEQGGARIISVLTEERRFHGSLADLDAVRAAVSIPVLRKDFIVGPYQIHEARAHGADVILLIVAALEQDALASLLDRTESLGMTALVEVHTEAEADRALEAGARVIGINARNLKTLEIDRDSFGRIAPGLPSEVIRVAESGVRGTADLLAYAGAGADAVLVGEGLVTAGDPRTAVSDLVTAGTHPSCPKPAR, encoded by the coding sequence ATGACTGTTCTCGACTCGATTCTCGACGGTGTGCGGGCCGACGTGGCCGCGCGTGAATCGGTGGTCGATTTCGCCGCCGTCAAAGCAGCAGCGAAAGCAGCCCCGGCACCTCTCGACGCAGCGGCAGCCCTTCGTGAGGACGGGATCGGCGTCATCGCCGAGGTCAAGCGTGCCAGCCCGTCCAAGGGTGCGTTGGCAGACATCGGTGATCCAGCGGTTCTGGCCCGTGCATACGAGCAGGGCGGTGCCCGCATCATCAGCGTCCTCACCGAAGAGCGTCGCTTCCACGGATCTCTCGCAGACCTCGACGCGGTTCGTGCCGCAGTCTCGATTCCGGTGTTGCGCAAGGATTTCATCGTCGGTCCGTATCAGATCCACGAGGCTCGGGCCCACGGTGCCGATGTCATCCTGCTGATCGTCGCGGCACTCGAACAGGATGCGCTAGCGTCGTTGCTCGATCGCACGGAGTCGCTGGGCATGACGGCACTGGTCGAGGTGCACACCGAAGCCGAGGCGGATCGTGCTCTCGAGGCCGGTGCCCGCGTCATCGGCATCAACGCACGTAACCTCAAGACACTCGAAATCGACCGCGACAGCTTCGGCCGAATTGCGCCCGGTCTGCCCAGCGAGGTCATTCGTGTCGCAGAGTCCGGTGTACGAGGAACTGCCGACCTGCTGGCCTACGCCGGTGCCGGTGCCGACGCAGTGCTCGTCGGCGAGGGCTTGGTCACCGCAGGCGATCCTCGGACGGCCGTCTCGGACCTGGTGACGGCGGGAACGCATCCGTCGTGCCCCAAGCCTGCACGCTGA
- the trpB gene encoding tryptophan synthase subunit beta, translated as MSTSNSPGIADAPQVVRFKGADLPQSSIGLTDRSAHEPDVGGHFGVYGGRFVPEALMGVIEEVTAEYEKVRSDNEFLGELDRLQRDYTGRPSPVFEATRLSAHAGGARILLKREDLNHTGSHKINNVLGQVLLAKRMGKTRVIAETGAGQHGVATATACALMGLECVVYMGEVDTERQALNVARMRLLGSSVVAVKSGSRTLKDAINEALRDWVTNADNTYYCFGTVAGPHPFPVMVRDFQRIIGLEARQQVLASTGRLPDAIAACVGGGSNAIGIFHAFIDDADVRLIGLEAAGDGVETGRHAATISGGTPGALHGAYSYLLQDEDGQTVESHSISAGLDYPGVGPEHSYLHDIGRAEYRGITDTEAMNAFKLLCRTEGIIPAIESSHAIAGALTLGKELGEGAIILVNLSGRGDKDVDTAAEWFGLIDGDGDANVDEEVGIKP; from the coding sequence GTGAGCACCAGCAATTCTCCAGGCATCGCGGACGCCCCGCAGGTAGTCCGCTTCAAGGGCGCTGATCTGCCGCAGAGCAGCATCGGCCTCACCGATCGCAGCGCGCACGAGCCCGATGTGGGCGGGCATTTCGGCGTCTACGGCGGCAGGTTCGTACCCGAGGCACTGATGGGTGTGATCGAGGAAGTCACCGCCGAGTACGAGAAGGTGCGCAGCGACAACGAATTCCTCGGCGAACTCGATCGACTGCAGCGCGACTACACCGGTCGACCCTCGCCGGTCTTCGAGGCGACTCGGCTGTCCGCGCACGCAGGTGGCGCTCGCATCCTGCTCAAGCGAGAAGACCTGAACCACACAGGTTCTCACAAGATCAACAACGTTCTCGGACAGGTGCTGCTCGCGAAGCGAATGGGCAAGACTCGTGTCATTGCAGAGACCGGTGCCGGTCAACACGGCGTCGCGACCGCCACGGCCTGTGCCCTTATGGGGCTCGAATGCGTTGTGTACATGGGTGAGGTCGACACCGAACGCCAGGCACTCAACGTCGCTCGGATGCGCTTGCTCGGATCGAGCGTCGTGGCCGTGAAGTCGGGATCGCGCACCCTCAAGGACGCCATCAACGAGGCGCTACGCGATTGGGTCACCAACGCGGACAACACGTACTACTGCTTCGGCACCGTCGCCGGGCCGCACCCGTTCCCGGTCATGGTGCGCGACTTCCAGCGCATCATCGGCCTCGAGGCGCGGCAGCAGGTGCTCGCCTCCACGGGGAGGCTGCCCGACGCCATCGCCGCCTGCGTCGGCGGTGGGTCCAACGCGATCGGAATCTTCCATGCGTTCATCGACGACGCCGACGTTCGGCTGATCGGCCTCGAGGCGGCGGGCGACGGCGTCGAGACGGGCCGTCACGCTGCGACGATCAGCGGTGGAACTCCGGGAGCGTTGCACGGGGCGTACTCGTACCTGCTGCAGGACGAGGACGGCCAGACCGTCGAATCCCACTCGATCTCAGCAGGATTGGACTACCCGGGCGTCGGCCCCGAGCATTCCTACCTGCATGACATCGGGCGCGCAGAGTACCGGGGCATCACCGATACCGAGGCGATGAATGCGTTCAAGCTGCTGTGCCGTACCGAGGGCATCATTCCGGCCATCGAGTCCTCACATGCCATCGCAGGCGCACTGACCCTCGGCAAGGAGCTGGGCGAAGGTGCGATCATTCTGGTCAACCTGTCCGGACGCGGCGACAAGGACGTCGACACCGCGGCCGAGTGGTTCGGGCTGATCGACGGAGACGGCGACGCGAACGTGGACGAAGAAGTGGGTATCAAGCCATGA